The Pleuronectes platessa chromosome 13, fPlePla1.1, whole genome shotgun sequence genome includes a window with the following:
- the LOC128455271 gene encoding nuclear receptor ROR-beta isoform X1, with the protein MRAQIEVIPCKICGDKSSGIHYGVITCEGCKGFFRRSQQNNAMYSCSRQRNCLIDRTNRNRCQHCRLQKCLALGMSRDAVKFGRMSKKQRDSLYAEVQKHQKSQECAGSGGKGSTALSLPRDDGVCGGSGEDGEEGLSRSYSSGGSSSTISDLDDIAALPDLFDLPLTPEEASEYCSLELLGGGTSTGNTSNSSSSSASSSSSLSNQNSPQPTVLDGTDGTGIQLLHTHSHTHVLLGHTLLDHLPDDCSITELERITQSIVKSHLETCQYSAEDMKRFTWVQYTPEETRAFQNKSAEWMWQQCAHHITNAIQYVVEFAKRITGFMDLCQNDQIILLKAGCLEVLLIRMCRAFNVNNNTIFFNGKFAPAQFFKALGCDDLVSAVIDLGKGLCRLQLSDEEMALLSAAVLLSPDRPWLTEGQKVQKLQDKVYLALQHSLQKSGASDEKLDKMMSKLPSMKSICNLHTDKLEFFRLVHPETAFSFPPLYREVFGSEMSLPDSTDS; encoded by the exons ATGAGAG ctcagaTAGAGGTCATCCCCTGTAAGATCTGTGGGGACAAGTCCTCAGGAATCCACTATGGAGTCATCACCTGCGAAGGCTGCAAG gGTTTCTTTCGGCGCAGCCAGCAGAACAATGCCATGTACTCATGTTCCCGCCAGAGGAACTGTCTGATTGACCGAACAAACCGTAACCGCTGCCAGCACTGCCGCCTACAGAAGTGTCTGGCTTTGGGCATGAGCAGAGATG CCGTGAAGTTTGGTCGCATGTCGAAGAAGCAGCGCGACAGCCTCTACGCCGAAGTGCAGAAGCACCAGAAGTCCCAGGAGTGTGCTGGCTCCGGAGGCAAAGGCTCCACCGCTCTGTCTTTACCCAGGGACGATGGAGTCTGCGGAGGCAGTGGGGAGGACGGTGAAGAGGGCCTGAGCCGGTCCTACAGCAGCGGGGGCTCCAGCTCCACCATCAGCGACCTGGACGACATCGCAGCGCTGCCTGACCTGTTCGATCTGCCGCTGACCCCCGAGGAGGCCAGCGAGTACTGCAGCCTGGAGCTGCTCGGCGggggcaccagcaccggcaacACCTCCAACTCAtcgtcctcctctgcttcttcctcctcatccttgtCCAATCAGAATTCCCCTCAGCCGACTGTACTGGACGGCACGGACGGCACTGGGATAcagctcctgcacacacactctcacacgcaTGTGCTGCTGGGACACACACTGCTGGACCATCTGCCTGATGACTGCTCAATAACAGAACTTG AGCGCATCACTCAGAGTATTGTTAAGTCTCACTTAGAGACGTGTCAGTACAGCGCCGAAGACATGAAGAGATTCACCTGGGTACAATACACTCCTGAGGAAACACGTGCTTTTCAGAACAAG TCAGCTGAGTGGATGTGGCAGCAGTGTGCCCACCACATCACCAATGCCATCCAGTACGTGGTGGAGTTTGCCAAACGCATCACTGGCTTTATGGACCTATGCCAGAACGATCAGATAATACTGCTCAAAGCCG GCTGCCTGGAGGTGCTGCTGATACGTATGTGCCGAGCTTTCAACGTCAACAACAATACCATCTTCTTCAACGGGAAGTTCGCTCCGGCCCAGTTCTTCAAAGCTCTTG GTTGTGATGACCTGGTCAGTGCAGTGATCGACCTTGGAAAAGGACTCTGCCGTCTACAGCTGTCCGATGAAGAGATGGCTCTGCTTAGCGCTGCCGTCCTTCTTTCCCCAG ATCGACCCTGGTTGACCGAAGGCCAAAAGGTTCAGAAACTCCAGGACAAAGTCTACCTGGCTCTGCAGCACAGTCTACAGAAGAGCGGTGCTTCTGACGAGAAACTGGACAAG ATGATGTCCAAGCTGCCATCAATGAAGTCTATCTGTAACCTCCACACCGACAAACTGGAGTTTTTCCGTTTGGTTCACCCAGAGACCGCCTTCAGCTTCCCGCCACTGTACCGGGAAGTTTTTGGCAGCGAGATGTCTCTGCCGGACTCCACAGACAGCtag
- the LOC128455271 gene encoding nuclear receptor ROR-beta isoform X2 has product MRAQIEVIPCKICGDKSSGIHYGVITCEGCKGFFRRSQQNNAMYSCSRQRNCLIDRTNRNRCQHCRLQKCLALGMSRDAVKFGRMSKKQRDSLYAEVQKHQKSQECAGSGGKGSTALSLPRDDGVCGGSGEDGEEGLSRSYSSGGSSSTISDLDDIAALPDLFDLPLTPEEASEYCSLELLGGGTSTGNTSNSSSSSASSSSSLSNQNSPQPTVLDGTDGTGIQLLHTHSHTHVLLGHTLLDHLPDDCSITELERITQSIVKSHLETCQYSAEDMKRFTWVQYTPEETRAFQNKSAEWMWQQCAHHITNAIQYVVEFAKRITGFMDLCQNDQIILLKAGCDDLVSAVIDLGKGLCRLQLSDEEMALLSAAVLLSPDRPWLTEGQKVQKLQDKVYLALQHSLQKSGASDEKLDKMMSKLPSMKSICNLHTDKLEFFRLVHPETAFSFPPLYREVFGSEMSLPDSTDS; this is encoded by the exons ATGAGAG ctcagaTAGAGGTCATCCCCTGTAAGATCTGTGGGGACAAGTCCTCAGGAATCCACTATGGAGTCATCACCTGCGAAGGCTGCAAG gGTTTCTTTCGGCGCAGCCAGCAGAACAATGCCATGTACTCATGTTCCCGCCAGAGGAACTGTCTGATTGACCGAACAAACCGTAACCGCTGCCAGCACTGCCGCCTACAGAAGTGTCTGGCTTTGGGCATGAGCAGAGATG CCGTGAAGTTTGGTCGCATGTCGAAGAAGCAGCGCGACAGCCTCTACGCCGAAGTGCAGAAGCACCAGAAGTCCCAGGAGTGTGCTGGCTCCGGAGGCAAAGGCTCCACCGCTCTGTCTTTACCCAGGGACGATGGAGTCTGCGGAGGCAGTGGGGAGGACGGTGAAGAGGGCCTGAGCCGGTCCTACAGCAGCGGGGGCTCCAGCTCCACCATCAGCGACCTGGACGACATCGCAGCGCTGCCTGACCTGTTCGATCTGCCGCTGACCCCCGAGGAGGCCAGCGAGTACTGCAGCCTGGAGCTGCTCGGCGggggcaccagcaccggcaacACCTCCAACTCAtcgtcctcctctgcttcttcctcctcatccttgtCCAATCAGAATTCCCCTCAGCCGACTGTACTGGACGGCACGGACGGCACTGGGATAcagctcctgcacacacactctcacacgcaTGTGCTGCTGGGACACACACTGCTGGACCATCTGCCTGATGACTGCTCAATAACAGAACTTG AGCGCATCACTCAGAGTATTGTTAAGTCTCACTTAGAGACGTGTCAGTACAGCGCCGAAGACATGAAGAGATTCACCTGGGTACAATACACTCCTGAGGAAACACGTGCTTTTCAGAACAAG TCAGCTGAGTGGATGTGGCAGCAGTGTGCCCACCACATCACCAATGCCATCCAGTACGTGGTGGAGTTTGCCAAACGCATCACTGGCTTTATGGACCTATGCCAGAACGATCAGATAATACTGCTCAAAGCCG GTTGTGATGACCTGGTCAGTGCAGTGATCGACCTTGGAAAAGGACTCTGCCGTCTACAGCTGTCCGATGAAGAGATGGCTCTGCTTAGCGCTGCCGTCCTTCTTTCCCCAG ATCGACCCTGGTTGACCGAAGGCCAAAAGGTTCAGAAACTCCAGGACAAAGTCTACCTGGCTCTGCAGCACAGTCTACAGAAGAGCGGTGCTTCTGACGAGAAACTGGACAAG ATGATGTCCAAGCTGCCATCAATGAAGTCTATCTGTAACCTCCACACCGACAAACTGGAGTTTTTCCGTTTGGTTCACCCAGAGACCGCCTTCAGCTTCCCGCCACTGTACCGGGAAGTTTTTGGCAGCGAGATGTCTCTGCCGGACTCCACAGACAGCtag
- the gpr35b gene encoding G-protein coupled receptor 35 isoform X1 — protein MLRSSAHLENMNSTSTSCHVEHLQGLAYTPLFLLGFLINAAALRAFIAKRASWTDTHIYMFNLAIADSALVLFLPFRIFDAYFCLRKNHLCTVLIFVHFINMYASIMTTTAISVHRYLAVRFPLKTRLWRRKKEVAVAVCLCLWGLLVTVSLIFREENSPDRLWTCYERRKDRPLDIQFIWIMVVLGYLTPLVIIVFCSSHIISALSKSDDKSEEKRSIVGLVSANMIVFVVCYTPIHIGFLVNYYSIQPPNWREVHSPQHMYLLVCEWIAATNCCFDSVSYYFLLKHFYS, from the exons ATGCTCAGGAGTTCAGCGCACTTG gAAAACATgaacagcaccagcaccagctgcCATGTCGAACACCTCCAGGGTTTGGCTTAcactcctctgttcctcctgggGTTCCTCATCAACGCGGCAGCTCTGCGCGCCTTCATCGCCAAGCGGGCCTCCTGGACGGACACCCACATCTACATGTTCAACCTGGCTATAGCTGACTCTgccctcgtcctcttcctccccttcagGATCTTCGACGCCTACTTCTGCCTGCGAAAGAACCACTTGTGCACTGTCCTCATCTTCGTTCACTTCATCAACATGTACGCCAGCATCATGACCACGACCGCCATCAGTGTCCACCGCTACCTGGCCGTGAGGTTCCCCCTGAAGACCCgattgtggaggaggaagaaggaggtaGCTGTTGCCGTGTGCTTGTGTCTTTGGGGACTTCTGGTGACGGTATCGTTGATTTTCCGAGAGGAGAACTCCCCGGACAGACTCTGGACGTGTTATGAAAGACGCAAGGATCGCCCGCTTGACATACAGTTTATCTGGATTATGGTCGTCCTCGGCTACCTCACTCCCCTGGTGATCATTGTGTTTTGTTCCAGTCACATCATCTCTGCTCTGTCAAAGTCGGACGACAagtcagaggagaagagaagcatTGTGGGTCTGGTTTCAGCCAACATGATCGTGTTCGTCGTCTGCTACACACCGATCCACATTGGCTTCCTTGTCAACTACTATTCCATTCAACCTCCGAACTGGCGGGAGGTACATTCGCCTCAACATATGTATTTACTCGTGTGTGAATGGATTGCCGCCACAAACTGCTGCTTTGATTCCGTCAGCTATTACttcttattgaaacactttTATTCATAA
- the gpr35b gene encoding G-protein coupled receptor 35 isoform X2 → MNSTSTSCHVEHLQGLAYTPLFLLGFLINAAALRAFIAKRASWTDTHIYMFNLAIADSALVLFLPFRIFDAYFCLRKNHLCTVLIFVHFINMYASIMTTTAISVHRYLAVRFPLKTRLWRRKKEVAVAVCLCLWGLLVTVSLIFREENSPDRLWTCYERRKDRPLDIQFIWIMVVLGYLTPLVIIVFCSSHIISALSKSDDKSEEKRSIVGLVSANMIVFVVCYTPIHIGFLVNYYSIQPPNWREVHSPQHMYLLVCEWIAATNCCFDSVSYYFLLKHFYS, encoded by the coding sequence ATgaacagcaccagcaccagctgcCATGTCGAACACCTCCAGGGTTTGGCTTAcactcctctgttcctcctgggGTTCCTCATCAACGCGGCAGCTCTGCGCGCCTTCATCGCCAAGCGGGCCTCCTGGACGGACACCCACATCTACATGTTCAACCTGGCTATAGCTGACTCTgccctcgtcctcttcctccccttcagGATCTTCGACGCCTACTTCTGCCTGCGAAAGAACCACTTGTGCACTGTCCTCATCTTCGTTCACTTCATCAACATGTACGCCAGCATCATGACCACGACCGCCATCAGTGTCCACCGCTACCTGGCCGTGAGGTTCCCCCTGAAGACCCgattgtggaggaggaagaaggaggtaGCTGTTGCCGTGTGCTTGTGTCTTTGGGGACTTCTGGTGACGGTATCGTTGATTTTCCGAGAGGAGAACTCCCCGGACAGACTCTGGACGTGTTATGAAAGACGCAAGGATCGCCCGCTTGACATACAGTTTATCTGGATTATGGTCGTCCTCGGCTACCTCACTCCCCTGGTGATCATTGTGTTTTGTTCCAGTCACATCATCTCTGCTCTGTCAAAGTCGGACGACAagtcagaggagaagagaagcatTGTGGGTCTGGTTTCAGCCAACATGATCGTGTTCGTCGTCTGCTACACACCGATCCACATTGGCTTCCTTGTCAACTACTATTCCATTCAACCTCCGAACTGGCGGGAGGTACATTCGCCTCAACATATGTATTTACTCGTGTGTGAATGGATTGCCGCCACAAACTGCTGCTTTGATTCCGTCAGCTATTACttcttattgaaacactttTATTCATAA